A stretch of the Candidatus Edwardsbacteria bacterium genome encodes the following:
- the folP gene encoding dihydropteroate synthase, which yields MFWQCGKYKFDTADKPLIMGILNLTPDSFSDGGRFNTTDKALVQAIKMIEQGADIIDIGGESTRPGADKVSVEEEIARVVPVIEALAKKSDIPISIDTYKSEVARRSLEAGVSIINDISGLRFDQNMAGVAAEFKAGLVLMHIKGTPEDMQKDPQYDDLLDEIKKYLKDSIKIALEAGVERSAIAIDPGIGFGKTVEHNLSLIKNLTYFKDLDCPIVIGASRKSFIGKLNNDIPADERLPGSLAAAVLAVQNGAAIIRCHDVAETKQALRVAQAITTPLSPP from the coding sequence ATGTTCTGGCAATGCGGCAAATATAAATTCGACACGGCTGACAAGCCCCTGATAATGGGCATCCTCAACCTGACCCCGGATTCCTTTTCCGATGGTGGCAGGTTCAATACGACAGACAAGGCCCTGGTTCAAGCCATAAAGATGATAGAGCAGGGAGCCGACATCATAGACATCGGGGGCGAATCCACCCGGCCGGGTGCGGATAAGGTTTCAGTTGAAGAAGAAATAGCCAGGGTGGTTCCGGTCATCGAAGCGCTGGCAAAAAAATCTGACATTCCGATTTCGATAGACACTTATAAATCCGAAGTAGCTCGCAGGTCGTTGGAGGCAGGAGTTTCCATAATCAACGACATCTCCGGACTGCGTTTCGATCAGAATATGGCCGGGGTGGCGGCGGAGTTTAAGGCCGGGCTGGTGCTGATGCACATCAAGGGTACTCCGGAGGACATGCAAAAGGACCCGCAGTATGACGATCTGCTGGACGAGATAAAAAAATATCTAAAAGACTCGATCAAGATCGCCCTGGAGGCCGGGGTGGAAAGGTCGGCCATCGCCATAGACCCGGGCATCGGCTTCGGCAAGACGGTGGAGCATAACCTGAGCCTGATAAAAAATCTGACCTATTTCAAGGATCTGGACTGCCCCATAGTGATCGGAGCTTCACGAAAATCTTTCATCGGGAAATTGAACAACGATATCCCGGCCGATGAACGCCTGCCGGGCAGCTTGGCGGCGGCCGTACTGGCGGTGCAGAACGGTGCGGCCATCATCCGCTGCCACGATGTGGCCGAGACTAAGCAGGCGCTGAGAGTGGCACAGGCTATAACCACCCCTTTATCCCCTCCTTGA
- the cdaA gene encoding diadenylate cyclase CdaA → MDKLFPTFHLPGVLSFLTVRPLDILDIILVAYIIYRIFHLMKGTRAVQIMFGLLVLIAIAIVAQLYQLPGTSWVISSLKTVWVVAFVILFQPEIRNAMTQLGRNRFLGIFLKGEVRAIEEVVKVCQALLVRGYGAIIVLEKNDGLKNYTATGVELNARLTEQLLVSLFVPDGPLHDGAVIIRGETVVAASCTLPITKDPNFSGEHGMRHRAAVGLSEETDAVAVVVSEEKQSISIARYGKLIELENIQELREKLNRALHTKAGPAEMKENKPADINIKEN, encoded by the coding sequence ATGGATAAACTCTTTCCCACATTCCACCTTCCCGGCGTGCTGTCGTTCCTGACGGTGCGGCCGCTGGATATCTTGGACATAATCCTGGTGGCCTACATCATCTATCGGATATTCCACCTGATGAAGGGCACCAGAGCGGTCCAGATCATGTTCGGCCTGCTGGTGCTGATCGCCATTGCCATAGTGGCCCAGCTGTACCAGCTGCCCGGCACCAGCTGGGTGATATCCAGCCTGAAGACGGTGTGGGTGGTGGCCTTCGTGATACTGTTCCAGCCGGAGATCCGCAACGCCATGACCCAGCTGGGGCGGAACCGCTTTCTGGGAATATTTTTAAAGGGCGAGGTGCGGGCCATAGAGGAAGTGGTCAAGGTCTGCCAGGCCCTGCTGGTCAGGGGCTACGGGGCCATCATCGTGCTGGAGAAGAACGACGGTCTTAAGAACTACACTGCAACCGGGGTGGAGTTGAACGCCCGCCTGACCGAGCAGCTGCTGGTCTCCCTGTTCGTGCCCGACGGGCCGCTGCATGACGGGGCGGTGATCATCCGGGGGGAGACGGTGGTGGCTGCCAGCTGCACCCTGCCCATCACCAAGGACCCCAATTTCTCCGGCGAACACGGGATGCGCCACCGGGCCGCAGTGGGCCTCTCGGAGGAGACCGATGCCGTGGCGGTGGTGGTCTCCGAGGAGAAACAGTCCATCTCCATCGCCCGATACGGGAAACTGATCGAACTGGAGAACATCCAGGAACTGCGGGAAAAACTTAACCGGGCATTGCACACCAAGGCCGGCCCGGCGGAAATGAAAGAAAATAAACCGGCTGACATAAATATCAAGGAGAATTAG
- a CDS encoding DUF2723 domain-containing protein: MIKETKTRLWIGLGIFLTAFIVYLRTMAPTASFWDCGEFITVSQILGIPHPPGYPLYAIVGRVTIMLLPFFKEIAFRVNLLSPFFSALTIAIVYLLTVKLIVVWKGEPKDKLDEIIIHLAGASAALSLAFSPTWWDNSIETEVYGIAMFMMSMTVWLALRWRDQIGKVGNRKMLLLIVYLFVLGIAGHMSTLLAAGPIFLFVLLVDWRALVDWKFLGWATGLIFAGITINYYLLLRANLDPALNMCNPRNWDSLMYVLQRKQYEPFNFFTRREDFMYQFGHMFLRYFSWQFAPIIKPGASALHSAPALWIASLPVVLGAYGAVCHLIEKEEKKFGITAAVLLVVGVLVALFTNSPMATMLIALGVVAGFFHTYKRKDKSFAIVGPAFIIASLGLVVYLNMANPQPRERDYIFAPAYLFFAVWIGMGGWRLMQYAKEMLREKSAKWSRLAPIALGTIFILIALFNVKQYYFEKNRSDNWIPNDYGYNILQSAQPGGIVFTNGDNDTYPVWFMQETNGVRQDVRIVNLSLANTDWYLKQAIRHGVPLDLSEYQIDQLAGRGYITEDRQIFKLSDIAIRVIIASNAGKKLSFQQVLAPADSFAKLVFDKDYKEKYPVYFAVTVSDDNLAGLQKHLSFEGLLYRVTPRVSNKQVNLELTQKNITEVYRYRGITDPGVFKDDNTQRLLGNYAVAYWQLGMAMRKQAEAERAAKKEDRYREWMLKSIEQFQQAYNILPNEPASYNWLGVAYAELGDYAKASEWLHKLVEKDPANPYAKMQIGGVFQQGRMYDSAEYYYQQTLMQDPNLAEAYGRLYQLYMEQKKYDKAASILQDWLRKNPNDPVAGKMLRDLQQKMR; this comes from the coding sequence ATGATCAAGGAAACCAAGACCAGGCTGTGGATCGGGCTGGGGATATTCCTCACCGCCTTCATAGTCTACCTGAGGACCATGGCTCCCACCGCCTCTTTCTGGGACTGCGGGGAGTTCATAACCGTCTCCCAGATTTTGGGCATCCCTCACCCGCCGGGCTATCCGCTGTATGCCATCGTGGGCCGGGTGACCATCATGCTGCTGCCTTTCTTCAAGGAGATAGCCTTCCGGGTGAACCTGCTGTCGCCGTTCTTCTCGGCCCTGACCATCGCCATAGTCTATCTGCTGACCGTCAAGCTGATCGTGGTCTGGAAGGGGGAGCCCAAGGATAAGCTGGATGAGATAATAATTCACCTAGCCGGCGCTTCAGCCGCCCTGTCCCTGGCATTCTCCCCCACCTGGTGGGACAATTCCATTGAGACCGAGGTCTACGGCATCGCCATGTTCATGATGTCCATGACGGTCTGGCTGGCCTTGCGGTGGCGGGACCAGATCGGGAAAGTGGGCAACCGCAAGATGCTGCTGCTGATCGTCTACCTCTTCGTTCTGGGCATCGCCGGGCATATGTCCACTCTGCTGGCGGCCGGGCCGATATTCCTGTTCGTTCTGCTGGTCGATTGGCGGGCCCTGGTGGACTGGAAATTTTTGGGCTGGGCGACCGGGCTGATATTTGCCGGGATCACCATAAATTATTATCTGCTGCTGAGAGCCAACCTGGACCCGGCCCTCAACATGTGCAACCCCCGCAACTGGGATTCGCTGATGTACGTGCTGCAGCGAAAGCAGTACGAGCCTTTCAATTTCTTCACCCGGCGCGAGGATTTCATGTACCAGTTCGGCCACATGTTCCTGCGCTATTTCAGCTGGCAGTTCGCGCCAATAATCAAGCCCGGCGCTTCCGCCCTGCACAGCGCTCCGGCCCTGTGGATCGCTTCGCTGCCCGTGGTGCTGGGGGCTTACGGGGCGGTATGCCACCTGATCGAAAAGGAGGAGAAAAAATTCGGGATCACCGCGGCGGTTTTGCTGGTGGTGGGTGTTCTGGTGGCCCTGTTCACCAACAGCCCGATGGCGACCATGCTGATAGCCCTGGGGGTGGTGGCCGGTTTCTTCCATACCTATAAACGCAAGGACAAGAGTTTTGCCATCGTTGGCCCGGCTTTCATCATCGCCAGCCTGGGGCTGGTGGTCTATCTGAACATGGCCAATCCCCAGCCCCGGGAGCGGGATTACATCTTCGCTCCGGCCTACCTGTTCTTCGCGGTCTGGATAGGGATGGGCGGCTGGCGGCTGATGCAGTACGCCAAAGAGATGCTCCGGGAAAAGTCGGCCAAATGGTCCAGGCTGGCGCCCATCGCCCTGGGAACGATATTTATTCTGATAGCGCTGTTCAATGTCAAACAGTATTATTTTGAGAAGAACCGCTCCGACAACTGGATACCCAACGATTACGGCTACAATATTCTGCAGTCGGCCCAGCCGGGGGGGATCGTGTTTACCAACGGGGATAACGACACCTACCCGGTGTGGTTCATGCAGGAGACCAACGGAGTGCGCCAGGATGTCCGGATAGTCAACCTGTCGCTGGCCAACACCGACTGGTATCTCAAGCAGGCCATCCGCCACGGCGTCCCGCTGGACCTCTCCGAGTACCAGATCGACCAACTGGCCGGCCGGGGCTATATCACCGAGGACCGCCAGATATTCAAATTGTCCGACATTGCCATCAGGGTGATCATCGCCTCCAATGCCGGCAAGAAACTTTCCTTCCAGCAGGTGCTGGCCCCAGCCGACAGTTTTGCCAAACTGGTGTTCGATAAAGATTACAAGGAGAAATATCCGGTCTACTTCGCAGTCACCGTCTCCGACGACAACCTGGCGGGTCTGCAGAAACATCTGTCGTTCGAGGGCCTGCTGTACCGGGTGACGCCCCGGGTGTCCAACAAACAGGTCAACCTGGAGCTTACCCAGAAGAACATTACCGAGGTCTACCGTTACCGGGGCATCACCGATCCTGGAGTCTTCAAGGATGACAACACCCAAAGGCTTTTAGGCAACTACGCCGTGGCCTACTGGCAGCTGGGGATGGCCATGCGGAAGCAGGCCGAGGCCGAGCGGGCCGCCAAAAAGGAGGACCGCTATCGTGAATGGATGCTGAAATCCATCGAACAATTTCAGCAGGCTTATAATATCCTGCCCAACGAACCGGCCAGCTACAACTGGCTGGGGGTGGCCTATGCCGAACTGGGGGACTACGCCAAGGCTTCCGAATGGCTGCACAAACTAGTCGAGAAGGACCCGGCCAACCCCTATGCCAAGATGCAGATCGGCGGCGTTTTCCAGCAGGGCCGGATGTATGACTCGGCCGAATATTACTACCAGCAGACCCTTATGCAGGATCCCAACCTGGCCGAGGCCTACGGCAGGCTGTATCAGCTGTACATGGAACAGAAAAAATATGATAAAGCGGCCTCCATTTTGCAGGACTGGCTGCGCAAGAATCCCAACGATCCGGTGGCCGGAAAGATGCTGCGTGA